The region CCGGCACCCCGACGTACGTCATCGGCGGCGAGCGGCTCGACGGCGGCAAGAGCCAGAAGGGCCTGCGCGAGCGCATCGAGGAGATCGCCGACCGGCTGCTGGCCGAGGGCGCGTAGTCCTCGTACTCGCGAAGTGGTTCAGAGCAGGTTCTTGTAGAGGTGGTACTCGCTCGTCGTATAGCCGAGTGACTCGTACAGCTTCTCCGCCGGGGTGTTCCCCGCGAACACGTTGAGGCCGACGCGGTTTTTCCCGCCGGCCACCGCCCGGGCCTCGGCCAGCAGCATCAGGGTGCGCCCATGACCGCGGCCCCGGTGCTCGGGGTCGGTCTCGACCCCGAGCACGAACGCCGCGTCGGGCCACAGGCCCAGCCACAGCGTGCCGACCGGGGTCCCCTCGTGTTCCAGGACGCTGAGCACCGTGTTCTCGCTGGCCAGTCCGTCCGGCAGGAACCGGGCGAGCCCCTGGTCCGTCTTGCGGTACGCCTCGGCCTCGGGCACGCCCCGCTCGATCTGCGAGTCGGCGAACCCTTCGCGCTCCTTCGCCAGCCAGGGCACGTACTCGGCCTCGGTCATGGGCCGGGCGACACTGCCGACCGGCAGTTCGGGGCCGGGGCCGTCCAAGGGCTTCGTCATGACGCGGTTGCTCAGGACGTACCCGAGCGTCGTGGCGAGCCGGAGCACACGGTCCGCGTCCCCGGGCACCGACGTCTCGACGCGCTTGCAGCCCCAGCCGCGGGCCACCTCCTCGGCCGCGAGCACGGCCACCGTGCCCCGGCCCCGCCCACGGTCGGGTTCCTCGACGTACAGCTCCCCGACTCGGGCCACGGTGGGGCCGTACTCCGGATGCGTGGAGAGGTGGATCCCGCCCACGGGACGACTGTTCACGCACACCTTGTAGCGGCGGGACAGCGCCCCGTCGGCTCCGCGCTGAAGCGGCTCGGTCGGCCGCAGGGTGGTGGTCATCAGGGGTGTTCTACCCGTCCCGTGCCCCGTCGTCATCCTGTTTTGCCGTCATCGTTCTTGCGCGCCGACGTGCCACGCGCGACCTCTACGGGTCGAGGTCGTTTCCGGCCCGCTCCTCGAAGACCCGCATGGCCTTGGCTGTCACCGGGCCCGGCGCGCCCGGGAGTTGGCGCCCGTCGACCCGGTGCACCCCCTGCACGTCCCGCAGCGTGGACGTCAGGAAGACCTCGTCCGCATGCTCCAGGACATCCAGCGGAAGATCGGTCTCCCTGGCGTCGGTCCACTCGACGGCGAGCGCGCGCGTGATGCCGGCGAGACAGCCGGAGGCGACGGGCGGGGTGTGGATCTCGCCGTCGAGGACGACGAAGACGTTGGACCCCGTGCCCTCGCACAGCTGCCCGACCGTGTTGGCGAACAGCGCCTCGCTCGCGCCCTGTTCGCGCGCGCGGGCCAGGGCGACGACGTTCTCGGCGTACGAGGTGGTCTTGAGGCCGGTGAGGGCGCCGCGCTCGTTACGGGTCCAGGGCACCGTGATCACGGCGGTGGAGTCGGGGCGGCGGGTGGACTCGCCGAGGGCGACGAGCAGGGTCGGTCCGTGTTCGCCGCGGTCGGACCCGAGCGGGCCGTAGCCACCGGTGTATGTGATCCGCAGTCGGCCGAGCGGCATCGGGTTGGCGTCCAGGACGGCGACGCAGGCGCGGCGCACCTCGTCGAGGTCGGGTGCGGGCAGCCCCAGGCCGCGCGCCGAGCGGACCAGCCGGTCGAGGTGGCGGGTCAACGCGAACGGCCGCCCCTCCACCGCCTTCACGGTCTCGAAAATGCCGTCACCCACGGTCAGCCCGTGATCGAAGACGGAGACGCGGGCGGACTCCATGTCCTGCAGACCGCCGTCGAGCCAGATCTTCACGTCAGAGAGTCCTTCCACTTTCGTACGCGTCTCCGTACTGCCCCGACGCTACCCCGAGCAGCCTGGCGGCCTTCAGCTCGGTCTCCTGCCATTCCCTTTCGGGGTCGGAGCCCCAGGTGATGCCGGCGCCCGTGCCGAAACGCAGGACGCCTTCGGCGCGGTCGGTCCAGAAGGTGCGGATGCCGACGGCGAGCTGTGCGGTGGCGCGGTCGGCGTCGACCCAGCCGATGCCGCCGCAGTAGGGGCCGCGGGGTGCGGTCTCCAGGGCCTCGATGATGGTCAGGGCGCTGGTTTTGGGGGCGCCGGTGACGGAGCCGGGCGGGAACGCGGCGGCCAGCAGTTCTGGCCAGCCGGTGTCGGCGCGCAGGTGGCCGCGGACGGTCGAGACGAGGTGGACGAGCCCGGGGTGCTTTTCGACGACGCACAGGTCGGGGACGGTGACGGTGCCGGTGGCACAGACGCGGCCGAGGTCGTTGCGTACGAGGTCCACGATCATGACGTTCTCGGCGTGGTCCTTGTCGAGGAGGTCGGCCTCGGTGCGTCCGGTGCCTTTGATGGGGCCGGATTCGATGACGGGGCCGGTGCGGCGCAGGAAGAGTTCGGGGGAGGCGGTGGCGATCTCGACCCCGTGGCGGGGCAGTCGGATCGTTCCCGCGTAGGGGGCGGGGTTGCCGCGGGCCAGCAGCGCGGTGAGGGCGTCGATGTCGGCGTCGGGAGCGAGGGGTGCGGACAGGACGCGGCAGAGGTTGGCCTGGTAGACCTCGCCGGCCGCTATGTGGGCGCGGATGCGGCGTACGCCGGCGGTGTACGCGGCGTGGTCGAGGGAGGACGTCCAGTCACCGGGGGTGGGTCCCTGCCACTGCCCGGGGGCGGGGGCGGGCACGGGTTCGGTGCGTACGTCGGCGAAGCGGGCGCAGATCAGGCTGCCCTCGAAGTCGGCCGCGACGGCCCAGAAACCGGCCGAGTCCAGGGCCGCGGGGTCGCTGGTGACGTCGAGGAGACCGGTCGCGACGAGGCCACCGAAACGGGCGAGAGGAGGGAGGTCGAGCACGCAGTCGAGTCTAGGTCGGGTGACCTGCGGGTGCCGTGACCGTGTCCTTTGCCGGACAGACCGCAGCACGCTGCGCAAACGCGTTTTTGTGCTGGCCCGGGAATCCGCTAGAGTTCAACACGTCGCCGGGACGCGCAAGCCGAACGGAAACGACACGCGGACGTAGCTCAGTTGGTAGAGCGCAACCTTGCCAAGGTTGAGGTCGCCAGTTCGAACCTGGTCGTCCGCTCGCAGGAAGAGGGGGATCATCCCGAACCCCCACACTTCTGGTGGAGTGGCCGAGAGGCGAGGCAACGGCCTGCAAAGCCGTCTACACGGGTTCAAATCCCGTCTCCACCTCCAAGGACGATTAGCTCAGCGGGAGAGCGCTTCCCTGACACGGAAGAGGTCACTGGTTCAATCCCAGTATCGTCCACTGGTCCGCAAGGACCCGATCCATCTGGATCCCCGCGCGATTAGCTCAGCGGGAGAGCGCTTCCCTGACACGGAAGAGGTCACTGGTTCAATCCCAGTATCGCGCACGCAGTACGCACCACCCGCACCATGTGCAGGTTCACCTGCGCGATTAGCTCAGCGGGAGAGCGCTTCCCTGACACGGAAGAGGTCACTGGTTCAATCCCAGTATCGCGCACCAGCCGAAGCCCCCGGCCGTCTCGTACGGTCGGGGGCTTCGTCGTGTCAGGTCGTTCCTCCGGTCGTGCTCAGGAGGAGAAGAGCATGTGGCCGAAGCTCTTGTGGCGGTGGTGACCGCCGTAGTGACCGCCGCCATGGCCGCCTCCGTGTCCGCCGTGCTGTGGGGCGCCCCACGCGGGCGCGGGCGCCGAGGGGTAGGCCTGCGGGGCGGACGGGGGCGGCGCGGGCTGCGACCACTGGGACTCCACGCGCGTCAGCGCCTCCAGCTCGCCGTAGTCCAGAAATATCCCGCGGCAGCCGCTGCACTGCTCGATCTGGACGCCATTGCGGTTGTACGTGTGCATCGGCGCATGGCACTTCGGACACTGCATGCTCGGCTCAACTCCTTGCCGTTCGGTACCGCTTCCACCAGGACAGACACTGTCCTGCCTCGAACGGTTGCACCCTACGCCGTCGAGCCGGGCGCCAACTCGGGCGGGACGGCTCCCATTCGGTCACAGGCGTCGATCACGGCCTGCTGCACCTCGTCCAAGGGGCGCTCCTCCCCCACGGACTTGGCGATCGCCAGGGCCGCGGTCTGCACGGTGAGGGCGCGGGCCGCCACGTCCAGGGCGGGCCAGGGATCGCCGTCGGCGGGTACGGCCGGGCCGCCGGCCCGTTGGTAGGCGGTCAGGAAGCGGGTCCACTCGTCGGGCGGGAGCAGGCCGCAGGCGTACCAGGCGGCCGGGCGGGCCAGGTCCCAGGTCGGGACGCCCACGCCGAGGTCGTCCACATCGATGAGGAGCCAGGGGCCGTTCGGCGCGGGGTGGCGGACGAGCTGGCCGAGGTGCAGGTCTCCGTGACAGAGGGTCCCCGCGGGCGGCATGGGGGCCTCGGCGCGGGCCCAGGCGGGCAGGGCCGCCCAGGCGCGCAGCACCGGGGTGGTGGCCGGATGCGGACCCGCCGTCCGCAGCCGGGCGATCGCCCGGGCCGCCTTGGCGGGGCCCCGCATGGGTGGCAGGC is a window of Streptomyces sp. NBC_00271 DNA encoding:
- a CDS encoding GNAT family N-acetyltransferase; the encoded protein is MTTTLRPTEPLQRGADGALSRRYKVCVNSRPVGGIHLSTHPEYGPTVARVGELYVEEPDRGRGRGTVAVLAAEEVARGWGCKRVETSVPGDADRVLRLATTLGYVLSNRVMTKPLDGPGPELPVGSVARPMTEAEYVPWLAKEREGFADSQIERGVPEAEAYRKTDQGLARFLPDGLASENTVLSVLEHEGTPVGTLWLGLWPDAAFVLGVETDPEHRGRGHGRTLMLLAEARAVAGGKNRVGLNVFAGNTPAEKLYESLGYTTSEYHLYKNLL
- a CDS encoding aminotransferase class IV, whose protein sequence is MKIWLDGGLQDMESARVSVFDHGLTVGDGIFETVKAVEGRPFALTRHLDRLVRSARGLGLPAPDLDEVRRACVAVLDANPMPLGRLRITYTGGYGPLGSDRGEHGPTLLVALGESTRRPDSTAVITVPWTRNERGALTGLKTTSYAENVVALARAREQGASEALFANTVGQLCEGTGSNVFVVLDGEIHTPPVASGCLAGITRALAVEWTDARETDLPLDVLEHADEVFLTSTLRDVQGVHRVDGRQLPGAPGPVTAKAMRVFEERAGNDLDP
- a CDS encoding chorismate-binding protein; translation: MLDLPPLARFGGLVATGLLDVTSDPAALDSAGFWAVAADFEGSLICARFADVRTEPVPAPAPGQWQGPTPGDWTSSLDHAAYTAGVRRIRAHIAAGEVYQANLCRVLSAPLAPDADIDALTALLARGNPAPYAGTIRLPRHGVEIATASPELFLRRTGPVIESGPIKGTGRTEADLLDKDHAENVMIVDLVRNDLGRVCATGTVTVPDLCVVEKHPGLVHLVSTVRGHLRADTGWPELLAAAFPPGSVTGAPKTSALTIIEALETAPRGPYCGGIGWVDADRATAQLAVGIRTFWTDRAEGVLRFGTGAGITWGSDPEREWQETELKAARLLGVASGQYGDAYESGRTL
- a CDS encoding TFIIB-type zinc ribbon-containing protein, which translates into the protein MQCPKCHAPMHTYNRNGVQIEQCSGCRGIFLDYGELEALTRVESQWSQPAPPPSAPQAYPSAPAPAWGAPQHGGHGGGHGGGHYGGHHRHKSFGHMLFSS
- a CDS encoding phosphotransferase family protein, yielding MTADVLPALTAGARTAAHPADTPCAHHDSVLADRHDGTVVRHGDTVAKAHAPGTDPVELSPRLELAAHPALTGILLAPLRPKPVDLHGRLVTFWPYGTPVDPQTPEAAPWEAAATLLARLHRTPAPDGLPPMRGPAKAARAIARLRTAGPHPATTPVLRAWAALPAWARAEAPMPPAGTLCHGDLHLGQLVRHPAPNGPWLLIDVDDLGVGVPTWDLARPAAWYACGLLPPDEWTRFLTAYQRAGGPAVPADGDPWPALDVAARALTVQTAALAIAKSVGEERPLDEVQQAVIDACDRMGAVPPELAPGSTA